From the Xenorhabdus ishibashii genome, one window contains:
- the mazG gene encoding nucleoside triphosphate pyrophosphohydrolase: MKPNSIERLKGIMAQLRHPQDGCPWDKVQTSATIAPYTLEETYEVLDAIERNDVNALKEELGDLLFHIVFYAQMAQEQQQFDFDDICEAVCDKLERRHPHIFNQQAGISSEEAIGSWEQRKAAERAEKDQHSVLDDIPASLPALMKAYKIQKRCASVGFDWDTIGPVLDKVYEEIDEVMDEAKQAVVDKERLEEELGDLLFSVVNLSRHFGHKPEIALQKACQKFENRFRNVEKLILDKGLSLETATLDEMEAMWQRVKSQKI, from the coding sequence ATGAAACCAAACTCTATTGAACGACTAAAGGGGATTATGGCGCAGTTGCGCCATCCTCAGGATGGCTGCCCTTGGGACAAGGTACAAACCTCCGCAACAATTGCCCCATATACATTGGAAGAGACCTATGAAGTGCTTGATGCGATTGAGCGCAATGATGTCAACGCATTAAAAGAAGAGCTGGGGGATTTGCTGTTTCATATCGTGTTTTATGCCCAGATGGCTCAGGAGCAGCAACAGTTTGATTTTGATGATATCTGTGAAGCGGTGTGTGACAAACTGGAGCGCCGCCATCCTCATATCTTCAATCAACAAGCGGGGATTAGCAGCGAAGAGGCAATAGGCAGTTGGGAACAACGCAAGGCCGCAGAAAGGGCTGAAAAAGATCAGCATTCGGTACTGGATGATATTCCTGCCAGTTTACCAGCCCTGATGAAGGCTTATAAAATCCAGAAACGCTGCGCTTCGGTAGGTTTTGATTGGGATACTATTGGCCCTGTGCTGGACAAAGTCTATGAAGAAATTGATGAAGTCATGGATGAAGCGAAACAGGCGGTGGTTGATAAAGAACGATTGGAAGAAGAGTTGGGGGATTTACTGTTTTCAGTGGTTAATTTATCCCGTCATTTTGGGCATAAGCCGGAGATCGCACTACAAAAAGCCTGCCAGAAATTCGAGAATCGTTTCCGTAATGTCGAAAAACTGATCCTCGACAAAGGCTTGTCACTGGAAACGGCTACATTAGATGAAATGGAAGCGATGTGGCAGCGAGTGAAAAGTCAGAAGATATAG
- a CDS encoding SAM-dependent methyltransferase translates to MKNVIIQTQYDKDLHIFQSFLEPYMKFSTGLFLHNTVTLEQSVKNMLDKLIEKGNVTDGTKILEVGTGWGCLLKRIRERFEYVDYTGISTSKEQSDYVFRHVDDKAVIHITSFETVNLNEVYDTIFLCGTFCHLKNKPEQLKRLLKLLSPTGVLIIEDTFFISQEIMIEVQKSRFKDSIQNAMFGWGEIINLGMFIEMIEKVGMKLTYCYDLTESYFITGKEWSKRLLAADLPFHEKKELYTYLRFANLGWNKNAFYYLLALKVSPHS, encoded by the coding sequence ATGAAAAATGTAATTATTCAAACTCAATATGATAAAGATCTACACATATTTCAATCGTTTTTAGAACCTTATATGAAGTTCTCTACTGGACTATTTTTACATAATACGGTGACTTTGGAACAGAGTGTTAAGAACATGCTTGATAAGTTGATTGAGAAAGGAAATGTCACCGATGGTACTAAAATTCTTGAAGTCGGTACTGGATGGGGATGTCTATTGAAACGTATCAGAGAACGTTTTGAATATGTAGATTATACTGGAATAAGTACCTCCAAAGAACAAAGCGACTATGTATTTCGTCATGTTGATGATAAAGCTGTTATTCACATTACCAGTTTTGAAACAGTCAATCTTAATGAAGTTTATGACACTATCTTTCTTTGTGGAACATTTTGCCATTTAAAAAATAAACCTGAACAACTAAAGCGCCTTTTAAAGTTACTATCCCCAACCGGAGTACTAATCATTGAAGATACTTTTTTCATTTCACAAGAAATTATGATAGAAGTACAAAAAAGTCGTTTTAAGGATTCTATCCAAAATGCTATGTTTGGTTGGGGCGAAATTATTAATTTGGGAATGTTTATTGAGATGATAGAGAAAGTCGGCATGAAATTGACATACTGCTATGATTTAACTGAAAGTTATTTCATAACTGGAAAGGAATGGAGTAAACGATTATTAGCTGCAGATTTACCTTTTCACGAAAAAAAGGAACTATATACTTATTTGCGCTTTGCTAATCTTGGATGGAATAAAAATGCGTTTTATTATTTACTGGCTTTAAAAGTTTCGCCTCATTCATAA
- a CDS encoding SLC13 family permease yields MDASESLTPAIGPTLSNKRGLIILALDIILLVTLLKFLPYGEKANAGLALMVFVGVLWLTEAIHVTITALCIPILAVGLGLMNTGDALKSFANPIIFLFFGGFALATALHIQGLDRLIANRLLMIARGRLSVAVLLIFGITALLSMWISNTATAAMMLPLILGILANLDVRTERNTFVFVLLGVAYSASIGGLGTLVGSPPNAIAAAQLGMDFFTWMKYGVPMVIILMPVMVGVMYLMLRPNLNHKFELELEHLEWNGKRVITMGIFLLTVVCWIFSSFISDVLGGVKDLDTIIAVSAAILIGITGVSTWSQIQNNTEWGVLMLFGGGLTLSAVLKNSGASEVMANGMAATFGTSPWFVIIIAIAAFIIFLTEFTSNTASAALLVPIFATVAEALGMPVVVLTLIIGIGASCAFMLPVATPPNAIVYGSGYIKQIEMVRVGIVLNLVCIAIISGIAWFFWL; encoded by the coding sequence ATGGACGCTTCTGAATCTTTAACACCAGCGATTGGGCCTACACTCTCAAATAAAAGAGGCTTAATTATTCTCGCGCTGGACATCATTTTGCTTGTGACATTACTTAAGTTTTTACCCTATGGTGAAAAAGCAAATGCAGGCTTGGCATTAATGGTATTTGTTGGCGTGTTATGGTTAACAGAAGCCATTCATGTCACCATTACAGCTCTGTGTATTCCTATTCTGGCGGTTGGCCTGGGATTGATGAATACCGGTGATGCACTGAAATCTTTTGCAAACCCAATAATCTTTTTGTTCTTCGGTGGTTTTGCACTGGCAACGGCGCTACATATTCAAGGTTTGGACAGATTGATAGCTAACCGCTTGCTGATGATCGCCCGTGGACGTTTATCTGTGGCGGTATTGCTAATATTTGGTATTACTGCTCTGCTTTCTATGTGGATAAGTAACACGGCAACTGCAGCCATGATGTTACCACTGATCCTTGGAATTCTGGCTAATCTGGATGTGCGTACTGAGCGTAATACCTTTGTCTTTGTGCTGCTTGGTGTTGCATACAGCGCCAGTATTGGTGGCTTGGGAACGTTGGTAGGTAGCCCACCCAATGCTATCGCTGCCGCACAACTGGGTATGGATTTCTTTACATGGATGAAATACGGCGTGCCAATGGTCATTATTCTCATGCCCGTTATGGTTGGGGTGATGTACCTCATGCTGCGTCCAAACCTGAATCATAAATTTGAGCTGGAATTGGAGCACCTGGAATGGAACGGTAAACGTGTTATTACTATGGGCATTTTCCTGTTAACCGTAGTGTGCTGGATTTTCAGTTCATTCATTAGTGATGTACTGGGCGGTGTCAAAGATCTGGATACAATTATTGCAGTGAGCGCTGCCATCCTGATTGGTATCACTGGTGTATCAACATGGTCACAGATTCAAAACAACACAGAATGGGGAGTGTTGATGCTGTTCGGTGGTGGCCTGACATTGAGTGCTGTTTTAAAAAATTCTGGTGCCAGTGAAGTTATGGCGAATGGCATGGCGGCGACTTTTGGCACTAGCCCTTGGTTTGTGATCATTATTGCGATTGCTGCGTTTATTATTTTCCTGACCGAATTCACAAGTAATACTGCTAGCGCAGCGCTACTTGTACCTATTTTTGCTACGGTTGCAGAAGCGCTGGGAATGCCGGTCGTGGTTTTGACCCTGATAATTGGTATTGGGGCATCCTGTGCATTTATGCTACCTGTAGCAACGCCACCTAATGCAATTGTTTATGGCTCTGGTTATATCAAACAAATTGAAATGGTTAGGGTAGGCATAGTGCTGAATTTGGTATGTATTGCTATTATTTCTGGGATTGCCTGGTTCTTCTGGCTGTAA
- the relA gene encoding GTP diphosphokinase, protein MVAVRSAHLTPAGEFAVDKWIASLNITNPQSSEKLVETWRYCHEKVQGHSNAELLLWRGVEMVEILSTLSMDNDSMRAALLFPILNARLLDSETVTETFGKGITNLVHGVLEMDAIRQLKATHTDATCSVQVDNVRRMLLAMVEDFRCVVIKLAERIAHLREVKDASEDERVLAAKECSNIYAPLANRLGIGQLKWELEDFCFRYLHPDEYKKIAKLLHERRIDREQYIEKFVTTLRKYMLKEGVRAEIYGRPKHIYSIWRKMQKKALSFDELFDVRAVRIVVERLQDCYAALGIVHTHYRHLPDEFDDYVANPKPNGYQSIHTVVLGPNGKTLEIQIRTRQMHDDAELGVAAHWKYKEGAALGGGKSGSYESRIAWLRKLIAWQEEMADTGEMLDEVRSQVFDDRVYVFTPKGDVIDLPIGSTPLDFAYHIHSDVGHRCIGAKIGGRIVPFSYQLQMGDQIEIITQKQPNPSRDWLNPNLGYVTTSRGRAKIHNWFRKQDRDKNIIAGRQMLDNELAHLGITVKEAEKELIARYNVHTLEEVLAGIGVGDIRIHQLVNFLQSKFNKITAEEEDREALRNLENKTYTPRNTSKDNGRIVVEGVGNLMHHIARCCQPIPGDEIIGFITRGRGISIHRADCDQLAELEASSPERIVDAVWGESYSSGYSLVVRVVANDRSGLLRDITTILANEKINVLGVSSRSDVKQQLATIDMDIEIYNLQVLGRVLAKLNQLSDVIEARRLHGN, encoded by the coding sequence ATGGTTGCGGTAAGAAGTGCGCATCTCACACCGGCAGGTGAATTTGCGGTCGATAAGTGGATCGCGAGTTTAAACATTACTAACCCACAATCCAGTGAAAAGTTGGTCGAAACCTGGCGATATTGTCACGAAAAAGTTCAGGGTCACTCCAATGCGGAACTGTTGCTATGGCGCGGTGTGGAAATGGTGGAGATCTTGTCCACATTGAGCATGGATAATGACAGTATGCGTGCTGCGCTACTTTTTCCCATCCTTAATGCCAGGCTACTCGATAGCGAAACAGTGACAGAAACATTTGGCAAAGGCATCACGAATTTGGTGCATGGTGTATTGGAAATGGATGCCATTCGCCAACTAAAAGCCACTCATACCGATGCGACTTGCTCAGTACAGGTTGATAATGTTCGCCGGATGCTGCTGGCGATGGTGGAAGATTTTCGTTGTGTGGTTATCAAGCTGGCAGAACGCATTGCCCATTTGCGGGAGGTGAAAGATGCCAGTGAAGATGAACGGGTGCTGGCTGCCAAAGAGTGTTCCAATATCTATGCTCCTCTTGCCAATCGGCTGGGAATTGGGCAGCTAAAATGGGAGCTGGAAGATTTCTGTTTCCGTTATTTACATCCCGATGAATATAAGAAAATTGCCAAGTTATTGCATGAGCGCCGGATTGATCGTGAACAGTATATCGAGAAATTTGTGACAACTTTGCGTAAATATATGCTGAAAGAAGGGGTTCGTGCTGAAATATACGGGCGACCGAAGCATATTTACAGCATTTGGCGCAAAATGCAGAAAAAAGCCCTGTCTTTTGATGAATTGTTTGACGTGCGTGCCGTACGAATTGTTGTTGAGCGTTTGCAGGATTGCTACGCAGCACTTGGGATAGTCCATACTCACTATCGTCATTTGCCGGATGAATTTGACGATTACGTTGCCAACCCGAAACCGAATGGTTATCAGTCGATTCATACTGTCGTTTTGGGACCAAATGGCAAAACGCTTGAGATCCAGATCCGTACCCGTCAGATGCATGATGATGCAGAACTTGGCGTAGCAGCACATTGGAAATACAAAGAAGGCGCTGCGCTTGGTGGTGGTAAATCCGGCAGTTATGAAAGCCGTATTGCATGGCTGCGGAAATTGATCGCATGGCAGGAAGAAATGGCGGATACCGGTGAAATGCTGGATGAAGTGCGCAGTCAGGTATTTGATGATCGCGTCTATGTCTTTACGCCAAAAGGGGATGTCATTGATTTACCAATTGGCTCTACGCCATTGGATTTTGCCTATCACATTCACAGTGATGTCGGCCATCGCTGCATTGGGGCAAAAATTGGCGGGCGTATCGTACCATTCAGCTATCAGCTTCAGATGGGCGATCAGATTGAAATCATTACCCAGAAGCAACCTAATCCAAGCCGCGACTGGTTGAATCCTAACCTTGGCTATGTAACGACCAGCCGTGGACGCGCAAAAATCCACAATTGGTTCCGTAAGCAAGATCGTGACAAGAACATCATTGCTGGCCGCCAGATGCTGGACAATGAGTTGGCACATTTGGGGATCACGGTCAAGGAAGCGGAGAAAGAGCTGATTGCCCGTTATAACGTCCATACATTGGAAGAAGTGCTGGCGGGCATTGGTGTCGGTGATATCCGTATCCACCAGTTAGTGAATTTCCTGCAAAGCAAATTCAATAAAATTACGGCGGAAGAAGAAGATCGCGAAGCGCTTCGCAACCTGGAGAACAAAACCTATACACCACGTAATACCAGCAAAGATAATGGCCGTATTGTTGTGGAAGGGGTAGGTAACCTAATGCATCACATTGCGCGTTGCTGTCAGCCTATCCCTGGTGATGAGATTATTGGATTTATCACTCGTGGGCGCGGGATTTCCATCCACCGTGCGGATTGTGATCAGTTAGCGGAACTCGAAGCCAGCTCGCCGGAAAGGATAGTCGATGCGGTCTGGGGGGAGAGTTATTCCAGCGGCTATTCACTGGTGGTGCGCGTTGTTGCCAATGATCGCAGTGGATTATTGCGTGATATTACGACCATCCTCGCCAATGAAAAAATTAATGTATTGGGCGTCAGCAGCCGCAGTGATGTTAAGCAACAGCTTGCCACTATTGATATGGACATTGAGATTTATAACTTGCAAGTGCTTGGGCGGGTATTGGCAAAACTCAATCAGTTGTCTGATGTGATTGAAGCCAGACGTTTGCACGGTAATTGA
- the eno gene encoding phosphopyruvate hydratase gives MSKIVKVLGREIIDSRGNPTVEAEVHLEGGFVGLAAAPSGASTGSREALELRDGDKSRFMGKGVLKAISAVNGPIAQALVGQDAKDQANIDKIMIELDGTENKSNFGANAILAVSLASAKAAAAAKGMPLYEHIAELNGTPGKFSMPLPMMNIINGGEHADNNVDIQEFMIQPVGASTLKEAVRMGSEVFHNLAKVLKAKGMNTAVGDEGGYAPNLESNAAALAAIKEAVEKAGYVLGKDITLAMDCAASEFYNEETGNYELKGEGKTFTSQEFTHYLEGLTKEYPIVSIEDGLNESDWDGFAYQTKVLGDKIQLVGDDLFVTNTKILKEGIEKGIANSILIKFNQIGSLTETLAAIKMAKEAGYTAVISHRSGETEDATIADLAVGTAAGQIKTGSMSRSDRVAKYNQLIRIEEALGNRAPFNGLKEVKGQA, from the coding sequence ATGTCCAAAATCGTTAAAGTGCTTGGCCGTGAAATTATCGACTCCCGTGGTAACCCAACGGTAGAAGCAGAAGTACACCTGGAAGGCGGCTTCGTTGGTCTGGCTGCTGCACCATCAGGTGCATCAACCGGTTCTCGTGAAGCACTGGAACTGCGTGATGGCGATAAGTCTCGTTTTATGGGTAAAGGTGTACTGAAAGCAATTTCTGCGGTTAATGGGCCGATTGCACAGGCTCTGGTCGGTCAGGATGCAAAAGATCAGGCTAACATCGACAAAATCATGATCGAGCTGGATGGTACTGAAAACAAATCTAATTTCGGTGCTAACGCGATTTTGGCTGTTTCTCTCGCAAGCGCCAAAGCCGCCGCCGCAGCGAAAGGTATGCCTCTGTATGAGCACATCGCTGAGTTGAACGGTACTCCAGGTAAATTCTCCATGCCTCTGCCAATGATGAACATCATCAACGGTGGTGAACATGCAGACAACAACGTAGATATTCAAGAATTCATGATCCAGCCAGTTGGTGCAAGTACACTGAAAGAGGCTGTACGCATGGGTTCTGAAGTATTCCACAATCTGGCGAAAGTGCTGAAAGCCAAAGGTATGAACACTGCGGTGGGTGATGAAGGTGGCTATGCGCCAAACCTGGAATCTAACGCAGCAGCGCTGGCAGCAATCAAAGAAGCGGTTGAGAAAGCGGGTTACGTACTGGGTAAAGACATTACTCTGGCGATGGACTGTGCAGCTTCTGAATTCTATAACGAAGAAACGGGCAACTATGAACTGAAAGGTGAAGGTAAGACTTTCACCTCTCAGGAATTCACCCACTATCTGGAAGGACTGACCAAAGAATACCCGATCGTTTCCATCGAAGATGGCCTGAACGAATCTGATTGGGATGGTTTTGCTTACCAGACTAAAGTATTGGGTGACAAAATCCAGTTGGTTGGTGATGATCTGTTCGTAACTAACACCAAGATCCTGAAAGAAGGTATCGAAAAAGGTATCGCAAACTCCATCCTGATCAAGTTCAACCAGATCGGTTCTTTGACTGAAACTCTGGCTGCAATCAAGATGGCAAAAGAGGCAGGTTACACAGCGGTCATCTCTCACCGTTCTGGTGAAACTGAAGATGCAACGATTGCTGATCTGGCTGTTGGTACTGCGGCAGGTCAAATCAAAACGGGTTCTATGAGCCGTTCTGACCGTGTTGCTAAGTATAATCAGTTGATCCGTATTGAAGAAGCACTGGGTAATCGTGCTCCTTTCAACGGCCTGAAAGAAGTGAAAGGCCAGGCATAA
- the pyrG gene encoding glutamine hydrolyzing CTP synthase, whose translation MKTNYIFVTGGVVSSLGKGIAAASLAAILEARGLNVTIMKLDPYINVDPGTMSPTQHGEVFVTEDGAETDLDLGHYERFIRTKMTRRNNFTTGRVYSEVLRKERRGDYLGATIQVIPHITNEIKDRIIRGAEGHDVVLVEIGGTVGDIESLPFLEAIRQMAVEVGRENTLFMHLTLVPYMAAAGEVKTKPTQHSVKELLSIGIQPDVLICRSDRIVPANERAKIALFCNVPEKAVISLKDVDSIYKIPALLKSQGLDDYICKRFSIECPEADLSEWEQVIYEEANPSGEVTIGMVGKYVELPDAYKSVIEALKHGGLKNRLTVNIKLIDSQDVETRGVDVLKGLDAILVPGGFGGRGIEGKIMTARYARENKVPYLGICLGMQVALIEFSRNVAGMAEANSTEFDPECKLPVVALITEWRDENGNVEVRSEESDLGGTMRVGGQLCHLTENSLVRKLYGQNDIIERHRHRYEVNNLLLKRIEDAGLRIAGRSIDNKLVEIIENPAHPWFVACQFHPEFTSTPRDGHPLFAGFVEAAGKYQKGQLK comes from the coding sequence ATGAAAACTAATTATATTTTTGTGACCGGCGGGGTCGTATCCTCTCTGGGTAAAGGCATTGCCGCAGCCTCTTTGGCGGCTATACTCGAAGCCCGTGGACTCAATGTCACCATTATGAAACTGGACCCGTACATCAACGTTGATCCAGGCACAATGAGCCCAACCCAACACGGGGAAGTTTTCGTTACCGAAGATGGCGCTGAAACTGATCTTGATTTAGGTCATTATGAACGTTTCATCCGAACCAAAATGACACGCCGCAATAACTTCACGACGGGTCGTGTCTATTCTGAAGTGCTGCGCAAAGAACGCCGCGGCGATTATTTGGGTGCAACCATTCAGGTTATTCCTCACATCACCAATGAAATCAAAGACCGCATTATCCGTGGTGCAGAAGGTCATGACGTTGTGTTGGTGGAAATCGGGGGCACTGTCGGTGATATCGAATCCCTGCCATTCCTTGAAGCCATTCGTCAGATGGCGGTGGAAGTAGGCCGTGAAAACACGCTGTTCATGCATCTGACTCTAGTGCCTTATATGGCCGCAGCGGGCGAAGTGAAAACTAAGCCGACCCAGCATTCCGTGAAAGAATTGCTGTCCATTGGTATTCAGCCTGACGTATTGATTTGTCGTTCAGATCGCATCGTCCCTGCCAATGAACGTGCAAAAATTGCGCTTTTCTGTAACGTTCCAGAGAAAGCAGTTATCTCCTTAAAAGATGTTGATTCCATTTATAAAATTCCAGCCCTCTTGAAATCTCAGGGCTTAGATGATTATATTTGTAAACGATTCAGCATCGAATGCCCTGAAGCGGATCTGTCTGAATGGGAACAGGTCATTTATGAAGAAGCCAACCCATCGGGTGAAGTGACCATCGGGATGGTGGGCAAATACGTTGAGCTGCCAGATGCGTATAAATCAGTGATTGAAGCACTGAAACATGGCGGGTTGAAAAATCGCCTGACTGTTAACATCAAGCTGATCGATTCACAGGATGTTGAAACACGTGGTGTTGACGTATTGAAAGGTCTGGATGCGATTCTGGTGCCGGGTGGTTTTGGTGGCCGTGGTATCGAAGGCAAGATCATGACCGCACGCTATGCTCGTGAAAATAAAGTCCCATATTTGGGAATTTGTCTGGGTATGCAGGTGGCTCTGATTGAATTCTCTCGCAATGTTGCGGGAATGGCTGAGGCTAACTCCACTGAATTCGATCCTGAATGTAAGTTACCGGTTGTTGCTCTGATCACTGAATGGCGTGATGAGAACGGCAACGTAGAAGTACGTAGCGAAGAGAGCGATCTCGGTGGAACGATGCGCGTTGGTGGCCAATTGTGCCATCTGACTGAAAATAGTCTGGTACGTAAACTTTATGGCCAGAATGACATCATTGAGCGTCATCGTCATCGTTATGAAGTGAATAATTTGCTGTTGAAACGCATTGAAGATGCAGGCTTGCGTATTGCTGGCCGTTCAATCGACAACAAACTGGTGGAAATTATCGAGAACCCAGCGCATCCGTGGTTCGTGGCGTGCCAGTTCCACCCAGAATTCACTTCAACGCCTCGCGATGGTCATCCGCTATTTGCTGGCTTCGTCGAAGCTGCCGGCAAATATCAGAAAGGCCAGTTGAAATAA
- the rlmD gene encoding 23S rRNA (uracil(1939)-C(5))-methyltransferase RlmD codes for MVQFYSPNRRSVNRGIISVTADNLDAQGQGIARHQGKTIFIAGLLPDEQAQIQLTEEKRQFAKAKVVKRLSDSPHRVAPHCPHFKVCGGCQQQHVATELQVKTKASVLERLIQRETGISISAHPIIHSPEYGYRRRARLGLQYHAKQRTLLMGFRQSQTNDLVNIKHCPVMRPELEQLLQPLYQCLNSLHTVKRLGHVELVLADNGPLVVLRHLDSLKHEDKETLRLFSVQYNVAIYLLGDEKSLEPLAAEQPAPWYQVNGVKLVFSPQDFIQVNDVVNQKMVAQALAWLDLQPTDRVLDLFCGMGNFTLPIATQVQATVGVEGVAELVASGQYNARLNKLNNVDFFHENLESEIHQQPWAAQGFNKVLLDPARAGAAGVMAHIVKLAPEKVVYVSCNPTTLARDSKVLLEAGYHLVSVRMLDMFPHTGHLESMALFSSEPMIE; via the coding sequence ATGGTGCAATTTTACTCCCCAAATCGTCGCTCCGTAAACCGAGGCATTATTTCCGTTACCGCAGATAACCTTGATGCACAAGGGCAAGGCATTGCCCGTCATCAGGGAAAAACCATCTTTATTGCAGGATTATTGCCAGATGAGCAGGCGCAGATCCAACTGACAGAAGAAAAACGTCAATTTGCTAAAGCAAAAGTTGTGAAAAGGTTATCAGATAGCCCGCATCGCGTCGCACCTCACTGCCCACATTTTAAGGTGTGTGGCGGGTGCCAACAGCAGCACGTTGCCACTGAGCTGCAAGTTAAAACTAAGGCTAGTGTACTGGAACGCCTGATCCAACGGGAAACAGGCATTAGCATCAGCGCTCATCCCATTATTCACAGCCCAGAATATGGCTATCGGCGCAGAGCCAGACTCGGCCTGCAATATCACGCTAAACAACGCACATTATTGATGGGATTTCGCCAGAGCCAGACCAATGATTTGGTGAATATTAAACACTGTCCGGTGATGCGTCCTGAGTTGGAACAATTATTGCAGCCGCTGTACCAGTGCCTGAATAGTCTGCATACGGTAAAACGGCTGGGGCATGTAGAATTAGTCTTAGCGGATAATGGCCCATTAGTCGTGTTGCGCCATCTTGACTCCCTTAAGCACGAAGATAAGGAAACACTGCGCCTCTTTTCGGTGCAGTACAATGTAGCAATTTATCTGCTGGGTGATGAAAAATCCCTTGAACCATTGGCGGCGGAACAACCCGCGCCGTGGTATCAGGTGAATGGGGTGAAACTGGTGTTCAGCCCGCAAGATTTTATTCAGGTAAATGATGTGGTTAACCAGAAAATGGTTGCACAGGCGTTGGCGTGGCTGGATTTACAACCAACAGACAGAGTATTGGATCTGTTTTGTGGCATGGGGAACTTTACCCTGCCGATCGCAACTCAAGTACAGGCAACTGTGGGTGTGGAAGGGGTTGCTGAGCTGGTGGCAAGTGGGCAATATAACGCCCGGCTCAATAAACTTAATAATGTCGATTTTTTTCATGAGAATCTGGAATCGGAGATTCACCAGCAGCCTTGGGCAGCACAAGGATTTAATAAAGTGCTGCTGGATCCCGCCCGCGCTGGTGCGGCGGGGGTTATGGCACATATTGTAAAATTGGCCCCCGAAAAAGTGGTTTACGTTTCCTGTAACCCCACAACACTCGCACGGGACAGCAAGGTTTTGTTGGAGGCAGGTTATCATCTTGTCAGTGTGCGGATGCTGGATATGTTCCCGCACACAGGCCATCTAGAGTCCATGGCGCTGTTTAGCAGTGAACCCATGATCGAGTAG